In Streptomyces sp. NBC_01717, one DNA window encodes the following:
- a CDS encoding enoyl-CoA hydratase family protein: MGVSTASPVKGVSVVTVDHPPVNALPVQGWYDLADALRAAGRDPEVRCVVLTAAGRGFNAGVDIKEMQRDSGHETLIGANRGCFEAFAAVYECEVPVVAAVHGFCLGGGIGLAGNADAIVASDDATFGLPELDRGALGAATHLARLVPQHLMRTLYYTSRTATAAELHAHGSVWKVVPRAELQDAALELAGEIARKDGYLIRLAKAAINGIDPVDVRRSYRFEQGFTFEADLSGAADRVRNTFGKEA, encoded by the coding sequence ATGGGTGTCTCCACCGCAAGCCCCGTCAAGGGCGTATCCGTCGTCACCGTCGACCACCCACCCGTCAACGCCCTGCCCGTACAGGGCTGGTACGACCTCGCGGACGCACTCCGCGCGGCGGGCCGCGACCCCGAGGTCCGCTGTGTCGTCCTGACCGCCGCCGGGCGCGGGTTCAACGCGGGCGTCGACATCAAGGAGATGCAGCGCGACTCCGGGCACGAAACCCTGATCGGCGCCAACCGCGGCTGCTTCGAGGCGTTCGCCGCGGTGTACGAGTGCGAGGTGCCGGTCGTCGCCGCAGTGCACGGCTTCTGCCTCGGCGGCGGCATCGGCCTGGCCGGCAACGCCGACGCGATCGTGGCGAGCGACGACGCCACGTTCGGCCTGCCCGAGCTGGACCGGGGCGCACTCGGCGCCGCGACGCATCTCGCCCGGCTCGTCCCGCAGCATCTGATGCGCACGCTGTACTACACCTCGCGCACCGCAACGGCCGCCGAGCTGCACGCCCACGGTTCGGTCTGGAAGGTCGTCCCACGCGCCGAACTCCAGGACGCCGCCCTGGAGCTGGCGGGCGAGATCGCCCGGAAGGACGGGTATCTGATCCGGCTCGCCAAGGCCGCCATCAACGGCATCGACCCGGTGGACGTCCGCCGCAGCTACCGCTTCGAGCAGGGCTTCACCTTCGAGGCCGACCTCAGCGGAGCCGCCGACCGCGTCCGTAACACCTTCGGCAAGGAGGCATGA